GCGAAACAGTGTCCAAGATTCATCTGGTCGATTTGGCGGGCAGTGAGCGGGCCAACGCAACCGGAGCCACGGGCCAGCGGCTCAAGGAGGGCGCACACATCAACAAATCGCTGGTTACGCTCGGTAGCGTGATATCGGCACTGGCCGAACAGACGAATCCGACCAACAACAAGCGTGTCCTGTACATACCGTACCGTGATTCCATCCTGACGTGGTTGCTGAAGGACAGTTTGGGCGGTAACAGCAAAACGATCATGATTGCGGCCATCTCGCCGGCGGATGTTAACTACAGCGAGACGCTGAGTACGCTCCGGTACGCGAATCGTGCCAAgaacatcatcaacaaaccGACGATCAACGAGGATCCGAATGTGAAGCTAATCCGCGAGCTGCGCGACGAGATCTACAAGCTGAAGCTGATGATCTCGAGCGATACGACGGCCGCCCTGGAACCATCGCTCAAGGTGCTGGAGGATCTGCACAAGAAGGAGGCACAAGAGAAGGTGCTGACGGAGGAGTGGACGGAGAAATGGCGCGAAGCGCAGTCGATACTGCGCGAACAGAAGTCGCTCGGTTTACGCAAATCGGGCGTCGGTGTTGTGCTGGACTCGGAGATGCCTCATCTGATCGGTATCCACGATGATATCAGTACCGGAGTGACGCTGTACAGCCTAAAGGAGGGCGAAACGACAATCGGTACGGACGAGGCATCCCAACCGCAGGATATCATACTGAACGGGATCGGTATCGCGCCCGAACACTGTCGCATCGTGCTGTCGAATGGGAACGCTACTATCTACCCTAATCCAAATGCCACCTGTCTGTTGAATGCGTGTATCATCGAGGTACCGACGGCGATCAGCCAGGGCGATATACTGCTGCTCGGGCGAACAAATATGTTCCGCTACAACAATCCAGCGGAAGCGGCCAAACTGCGCCAGGAGAGCACCCAACACCAGCGATCCTCACGGCTCGACCTATCCCGTCTCTCACTTATAGCGGCCTCGCGGGAGAATCTATGCGCCAGCTTTATgagtgatgacgatggtggcaacagtccgttcggtggtggtggcggcggtggcaataTGGGGTTCAGTACGCCACAGGCAACGCTTCGCTTCCGGCAATACACGCCTAGCCGGGATGAGGTGGAGCTACAGGATGAGCATCGGAAGATACTGCAGACGATTGAAAACGCGTTGCGCCAGCTCAATCTCGAGCGTACCCGGATGCACGAGCAGTTTAAGAACAAAATCAAACTCTGCACTGAGGAGCTGGAGCGACTCGAGAGCACACGGCGCGATAAGCTGATGATATTGGACTGTCGAATCGGGGAGCTGATGGCCCGCCGTGAGATGGTGCTGTGGGAGAAGAGCAACGAAAAGACACAAGTAAGTCTGACGGCGGTTCGTCGTCTGAGTTGTTTCGTTTGTAGCTGTTTCCTATGCTTATGTTCAATATTCCTTTTCCATTACTTTACGtttcttttctcattttctttttcgttcatCGTATGGTTTCGTTGCGCTCGATTATCGCTACGTTTGTTCCACGAGCCAGGTAGACATTTCAGTTCGACAACTGTCGGCCCTACAGACGCAGCTTGATACGAAGAAGCGTGACTTCTATGAGTATGTGGCGAAAGAGCTGCAGGAGTTGCAGGATTGTGGCCGGTTGGATGAGGTAGTTCTTTTGCTAGTTTTGCAACTATTCTTTGAATTGAGTTTAGTTTTAGAACTATTTATTCTAATTAATTTCTGAGTATAACGTATAATTTTATgaataatttttggaaaagaaTGTTGATATAACATAACTGATTCATCATGCTATTTCAGGCGAGCACGGAACTGATACGGAACGCTCCCCAGACGGAGGACTATTCAGAGATATTGCTGCAGATATCGCGCTCGCTCGACAACTACTCGCAGCAGTACATCCGGGAGTTTATTCGTCGTAACGTAAGTACTGCTCCTAGAAGAATGATACGAGCTTCTATGCCGGTACACTAATTTTCGTCTATTCACCATTTGTTCCCGCAGCGTGATGATATTACCAAATACGAAAAAGAGCTTAGTGAAAAGGAGACACAATTAGCGGAAAGCACGCAAAAGATTGCCGATCTGGATTCAAAGATCCAGGAGCTGGAGCAACAGAACAAAGACTTGCTCCAGCAGCGCACGGAGCAAGAGCTGCTACAAATTCAGGAGAAAAAGCGAGCGTAAGTACTTAAAGTGTCGATGATGAATGACAGAATAACTGATTCGTTCGTCTCTCCTGTACCATATCGTAGGTTGACGCTTGAATTGAGGCATCAGAACGGCAATGAAACTGGTGATTCCGATCATAGCGATGATCTGACGGTAAACAGCCGTGCACTGGAAACATGCGATACCTTCCATACGGCTAATTCGGACTGTTCATTCGGTTCGGCACTTACCACGCCCGCATTAGGCTCACTGAATCATTCACTCATTCCGACGCCCAGCTCGACAGAGGATGGAAGCGCGGAGTCGGATACAGCCGACCGGGACTACGAGGAAGCGACATCGAATGTTGGACACCCCGATGAACTGGTGCTCGCTGGCGGTGGCAtcggtactggtggtggtatgaGCGATAGTGGCGTGAGTTTCGAAACGAATAAGCAAACTGACGCTGCCACCGGAACGATTCTCGACGGAGACGTTGGCAATCGTACGGAGAAGCTACTGTTCCAATCGGACGACCATTGTCTGCTGCTTGCCTCTTCCTCGACACCGGCGACCACGTATGGGGGTGCCAAACAAATGCCAACTACAACCACGATTATTGTGACCGATCGAGATGGTAGCGGACGGTTGAAGGTTACCCAGTCACCGAAGAGTCGCCGCAAATCGACCGACTCGGAGGATGATGGTAACGACCGAACAACACTCACGGCTACTTTAGAAGGATCCAATCGTTTGAAGCTACCATCGAAGAATAGAAAGAGTGCAACCAATAGCTTACGGACGGAATCCTTTGACATTCGGTACGATATCCATCCATTGCGACCGAGCATTGGAAGTAGTACGCGCAGTGGTaccgatgaggatgatgatgaggacgaacAACGATCGCGCGGTTCATCGCTCGATAACAGCTCCATCACGTCGTCCACGGCGAACCTGATCCTCTGCGAGATGAACCATTTACGCGAGAGTATCG
The sequence above is a segment of the Anopheles darlingi chromosome 2, idAnoDarlMG_H_01, whole genome shotgun sequence genome. Coding sequences within it:
- the LOC125949111 gene encoding kinesin-like protein Klp98A, yielding MASLKVAVRVRPFNQREHELGAKLIVQMDGKKTRLLKPKLGTGNGIRVDLASRAAQDPFNDFTFDHSYWSVDERDAHFTPQDTVFEDLGTEIVDCAFQGYNACVFAYGQTGSGKTFTMMGTAEAQGLIPRICRSLFGRMKLGLEEGTGYKTQCSYLEIYNERVKDLLGPSSAGHGLRVREHRSLGPYVENLSQHPVSDYAEIQNCMIQGNIQRTTASTNMNDTSSRSHAIFTITFVQARYLNGLPSETVSKIHLVDLAGSERANATGATGQRLKEGAHINKSLVTLGSVISALAEQTNPTNNKRVLYIPYRDSILTWLLKDSLGGNSKTIMIAAISPADVNYSETLSTLRYANRAKNIINKPTINEDPNVKLIRELRDEIYKLKLMISSDTTAALEPSLKVLEDLHKKEAQEKVLTEEWTEKWREAQSILREQKSLGLRKSGVGVVLDSEMPHLIGIHDDISTGVTLYSLKEGETTIGTDEASQPQDIILNGIGIAPEHCRIVLSNGNATIYPNPNATCLLNACIIEVPTAISQGDILLLGRTNMFRYNNPAEAAKLRQESTQHQRSSRLDLSRLSLIAASRENLCASFMSDDDGGNSPFGGGGGGGNMGFSTPQATLRFRQYTPSRDEVELQDEHRKILQTIENALRQLNLERTRMHEQFKNKIKLCTEELERLESTRRDKLMILDCRIGELMARREMVLWEKSNEKTQVDISVRQLSALQTQLDTKKRDFYEYVAKELQELQDCGRLDEASTELIRNAPQTEDYSEILLQISRSLDNYSQQYIREFIRRNRDDITKYEKELSEKETQLAESTQKIADLDSKIQELEQQNKDLLQQRTEQELLQIQEKKRALTLELRHQNGNETGDSDHSDDLTVNSRALETCDTFHTANSDCSFGSALTTPALGSLNHSLIPTPSSTEDGSAESDTADRDYEEATSNVGHPDELVLAGGGIGTGGGMSDSGVSFETNKQTDAATGTILDGDVGNRTEKLLFQSDDHCLLLASSSTPATTYGGAKQMPTTTTIIVTDRDGSGRLKVTQSPKSRRKSTDSEDDGNDRTTLTATLEGSNRLKLPSKNRKSATNSLRTESFDIRYDIHPLRPSIGSSTRSGTDEDDDEDEQRSRGSSLDNSSITSSTANLILCEMNHLRESIASKKVEIMKILETNGDTAMVNGKIGELQELQKRIVQLEVKIQEVEKSCLSDGEMHHDSMRDFPGSFTDSDDSRVGSGGNSCIYPAGYIRDTSIYAPSVTRSLPSMEGTYRSDHLINIPTYIIRGAGKQTHYEYEVKINLPEERWTLLRRYSRFRELHLAMKKQYGDKIATIPFPRRELFASNTESVAKTRRRQLETYLRRLLVVCAKIPHCPIYEGEGRPGLTKQTLIEFHSFFKKGLFETGKHGTG